The following are encoded in a window of Lactobacillus intestinalis genomic DNA:
- the rsmA gene encoding 16S rRNA (adenine(1518)-N(6)/adenine(1519)-N(6))-dimethyltransferase RsmA: MANNIPIGSPVRTQAIVNRYFVKAKKNLGQNFLIDHDAIMGIVEAAQVKPGDQVIEIGPGIGSLTEQLLLAGAKVFAYEVDDSLPEILHNELPQTIDGEDLDSRFKLMLKDVLKADFDHDLAGFFDLNKGVKVVANLPYYITTPIIFGLAESNLNFESLTLMMQKEVAERLVASPGNKAFGPLSIAVQTEMDVKIALEVKNTSFMPSPKVDSSVVVLTPLENKPDIPNRKHFNWVVKMCFSQRRKTLNNNLKNVIPDKDEREKLISSLGVDPRVRPEDLTISQFIQIAKAIPMKQ, encoded by the coding sequence ATGGCAAATAATATTCCAATTGGATCTCCTGTTAGAACGCAGGCGATTGTTAATCGTTATTTTGTTAAAGCTAAAAAGAATTTAGGACAAAACTTTTTAATTGATCATGATGCAATTATGGGAATTGTTGAAGCAGCGCAAGTAAAACCCGGGGATCAAGTTATTGAAATTGGACCAGGAATAGGTTCTTTAACAGAACAACTTCTTTTAGCAGGTGCAAAAGTGTTCGCATATGAGGTGGATGATTCACTTCCTGAAATTCTTCACAATGAATTACCACAAACAATCGATGGAGAAGATTTAGATAGTCGATTCAAATTAATGTTAAAAGATGTCTTGAAGGCAGATTTTGATCATGATTTAGCTGGATTTTTTGACTTGAATAAAGGCGTGAAAGTTGTAGCTAATTTACCCTACTACATTACAACACCAATTATTTTTGGTTTAGCTGAATCAAATCTCAATTTTGAAAGTTTAACCTTGATGATGCAAAAGGAAGTTGCGGAAAGGTTAGTTGCAAGTCCTGGTAATAAAGCGTTTGGGCCACTTTCAATTGCGGTTCAAACTGAAATGGACGTTAAGATTGCACTTGAAGTTAAGAATACCTCATTTATGCCAAGTCCCAAGGTTGATTCTAGTGTCGTTGTTCTTACCCCATTGGAAAATAAACCAGATATTCCTAATCGTAAACATTTTAATTGGGTAGTAAAAATGTGTTTTTCTCAAAGAAGAAAGACTTTGAATAATAATCTGAAAAACGTAATTCCTGATAAGGATGAAAGAGAAAAGCTCATTTCTAGTCTAGGAGTAGATCCACGGGTTAGGCCGGAGGATTTGACGATTTCACAATTTATCCAAATTGCTAAGGCTATTCCGATGAAGCAGTAG
- a CDS encoding Veg family protein has protein sequence MPTSINTIKHKLDSHLGDTLTVVAQAGRKKVTKRRGILRETFPAVFVVDLDQDQNNFKHVSYSYTDLLTKNIALEFDDEVEEAEA, from the coding sequence GTGCCAACATCGATTAATACGATTAAACATAAGTTGGATTCTCACTTAGGCGATACCTTAACAGTAGTAGCTCAAGCGGGTCGTAAGAAGGTTACAAAGAGACGGGGAATCTTGAGAGAAACCTTTCCTGCAGTATTTGTTGTTGATTTAGATCAAGATCAAAATAATTTTAAACATGTTTCTTATAGTTACACTGATTTATTAACTAAGAATATTGCATTAGAATTTGATGATGAAGTAGAAGAAGCTGAAGCTTAA
- the purR gene encoding pur operon repressor, translating to MKRSERLVDMTKYLLERPHTLISLPFFADRYNAAKSSISEDLAILKRTLANNQNGILETVAGAAGGVRYIPFLGHDHAKEYLLDLASRIEDPSRILAGGFVYLSDILGNPQDLRRIGELLATKYAYSNIDAVMTVETKGIALAQSVARYLNVPFVTARKRSKVTEGATVSVNYISSSLDRVSKMELPTRALKKNSNVLIVDDFMKGGGTLTGMEELVKEFDCSIAGICVLCEADFDKSKLVDNYISLIKISKIDTTKKIILAQPGNFLSVTDFNRF from the coding sequence ATGAAACGTTCAGAAAGACTTGTAGATATGACTAAATATTTATTAGAACGTCCTCACACTTTAATTTCATTACCTTTTTTTGCAGATCGTTATAATGCAGCTAAATCATCAATCTCAGAAGATCTTGCAATTTTAAAAAGAACTTTAGCAAATAATCAAAATGGAATTTTAGAGACTGTAGCTGGTGCAGCTGGAGGAGTAAGGTATATTCCATTTTTAGGGCATGACCATGCTAAGGAATATTTATTAGATTTGGCTTCTCGAATTGAGGATCCTAGTCGTATTTTAGCTGGTGGTTTTGTATACTTATCCGATATTCTCGGCAACCCTCAAGATTTAAGAAGAATCGGTGAATTGCTTGCCACTAAGTATGCTTATTCTAATATTGATGCCGTAATGACTGTTGAAACTAAAGGAATTGCCTTGGCACAATCAGTAGCACGTTATTTAAATGTACCATTTGTAACGGCTAGAAAACGTTCAAAAGTTACCGAAGGTGCAACTGTTTCAGTTAACTATATTTCTTCTTCATTAGATCGTGTTTCAAAAATGGAATTGCCAACTCGTGCGCTTAAAAAGAACTCAAATGTTTTGATTGTTGATGACTTTATGAAGGGCGGCGGTACTTTAACTGGAATGGAAGAACTAGTTAAAGAATTTGACTGTAGTATTGCTGGAATTTGTGTCCTTTGTGAGGCTGATTTTGATAAGAGCAAATTGGTGGATAATTATATTTCATTAATCAAGATTAGCAAAATCGATACTACTAAAAAGATTATTTTAGCTCAACCAGGGAACTTCCTTTCAGTTACTGATTTCAATCGCTTCTAA
- the glmU gene encoding bifunctional UDP-N-acetylglucosamine diphosphorylase/glucosamine-1-phosphate N-acetyltransferase GlmU, producing MKKFVVVLAAGKGTRMKSKLYKVLHKVCGKTMVEHVVTAAEGVDPEKIVTIVGTGAEDVEKVLDGKSEFAFQEKQLGTGDAVKTAGKILADEDGATLVVTGDTPLFTADTFKNLFEYHNEKENAATVLTAEAPNPFGYGRIIRDDQGNVLRIVEQKDGKPEELKVKEINTGVFCFDNKKLFEALKHVTNNNAQGEYYLTDVLEILRNEGERVGAYKMPDFSESLGVNDRIALAQATKIMQRRINEEHMRNGVSFIDPDTAYIDSDVKIGNDTVIEGNVVIKGNTEIGSDCYITNGSRIIDSKIGNNVTVTSSTIEESEMDDNTDIGPNSHLRPKAVIREGAHIGNFVEIKKAEIGVDTKVGHLTYVGDATLGKDVNVGCGTIFSNYDGVKKFHTTVGDHSFIGAGATLIAPINVADHAFIAADSTITKDVNKYDMAIARGRQTNKPDYWHKLPLSKDKEWE from the coding sequence ATGAAAAAATTTGTTGTTGTATTGGCTGCTGGTAAGGGAACTCGGATGAAGTCCAAGTTGTACAAAGTCTTGCATAAAGTTTGTGGCAAGACGATGGTTGAACATGTTGTTACTGCAGCTGAAGGTGTTGATCCTGAAAAGATCGTAACTATTGTGGGTACCGGTGCTGAAGATGTAGAAAAAGTTCTTGATGGCAAATCAGAATTTGCTTTCCAAGAAAAGCAATTGGGTACTGGAGATGCAGTTAAGACTGCTGGCAAAATTTTGGCAGATGAAGATGGTGCAACTTTAGTTGTAACTGGAGATACCCCATTATTTACTGCGGATACTTTCAAGAACTTGTTTGAATATCACAATGAAAAAGAAAATGCAGCTACTGTATTGACCGCAGAAGCACCAAATCCATTTGGTTATGGCCGAATTATTCGTGATGATCAAGGAAATGTTTTACGAATTGTAGAACAAAAAGATGGCAAGCCTGAAGAATTAAAAGTTAAAGAAATTAATACTGGTGTATTTTGTTTTGACAATAAGAAGCTCTTTGAAGCTTTAAAGCATGTTACTAACAACAATGCTCAAGGAGAATATTACTTAACGGATGTGCTTGAAATCTTGCGTAATGAAGGCGAACGCGTTGGTGCATACAAGATGCCTGACTTTAGTGAAAGTTTAGGAGTAAATGACCGCATTGCTTTAGCACAAGCTACTAAAATTATGCAAAGAAGAATCAATGAAGAGCATATGAGAAATGGTGTATCTTTCATCGATCCCGATACTGCTTATATTGATAGCGATGTAAAGATTGGTAATGATACTGTCATTGAAGGCAATGTAGTAATTAAAGGGAATACTGAAATTGGTAGTGATTGTTACATCACCAATGGTTCAAGAATTATCGATTCTAAGATTGGTAATAATGTAACTGTTACTTCTTCAACTATTGAAGAATCCGAAATGGATGATAATACTGATATTGGTCCAAATTCACACCTTCGTCCAAAGGCTGTTATTCGTGAAGGCGCTCATATTGGAAACTTCGTTGAAATTAAGAAGGCTGAAATTGGTGTGGATACTAAGGTTGGTCACTTGACTTATGTTGGGGATGCAACTTTAGGTAAAGATGTAAATGTTGGTTGTGGAACTATCTTTTCTAATTACGATGGTGTTAAGAAGTTCCATACTACAGTTGGAGATCATTCATTTATTGGCGCTGGTGCAACTTTGATTGCTCCAATTAACGTTGCTGACCATGCCTTTATCGCAGCTGATTCTACTATTACTAAAGATGTTAATAAGTACGATATGGCAATTGCTAGAGGCCGTCAAACTAACAAGCCAGATTACTGGCACAAGCTTCCTTTATCAAAAGACAAGGAATGGGAATAA
- a CDS encoding SLAP domain-containing protein, translated as MRISRKLMMVSAVALMGVSPLLTSTQSIQAASSTVYKTNSKTSVVRTIKNAHFVDQNGKSMPIVAEKDGKYTVWNVKSINGETYYNVEKDSNYWIPSSATKGKVSYVKNGASYIISTNDDVNDGTVVPHASGETITLKKNAYVYNANGKRVGKIYYSKGAKLANKGTKRINGKLYYVVDTGYIKAGNVASSNVTPHASTSPTPSTTSNSKKLGRPDNWVAGKDTLKLKKNAIPYDKNGKKLTNLGYSYIKKTTVLNYYGTKTINGSTYYFLGDGVYIKAANVGTTSHN; from the coding sequence ATGAGAATAAGTCGTAAGTTAATGATGGTTTCAGCAGTCGCTTTAATGGGAGTTAGTCCACTTTTGACTAGCACTCAATCAATTCAGGCCGCAAGTTCTACGGTTTACAAAACTAACAGTAAGACAAGTGTTGTTAGAACCATCAAGAATGCACATTTTGTAGATCAAAATGGTAAGAGTATGCCTATCGTTGCTGAAAAGGACGGTAAGTATACGGTTTGGAATGTTAAGTCGATTAATGGTGAGACTTACTATAACGTGGAAAAGGATTCAAATTATTGGATACCTTCTTCTGCTACAAAAGGTAAGGTAAGTTACGTTAAAAATGGCGCTTCATATATAATTAGTACCAATGATGATGTTAATGACGGTACGGTGGTACCACATGCTTCAGGTGAAACTATTACATTAAAGAAGAACGCCTATGTTTATAATGCAAATGGAAAACGCGTAGGTAAAATTTACTATAGTAAAGGTGCTAAGTTAGCTAACAAAGGTACTAAACGCATTAATGGCAAATTGTATTATGTTGTTGACACTGGCTATATTAAAGCTGGGAATGTGGCAAGCAGCAATGTAACCCCACATGCGTCGACATCACCTACTCCTTCAACTACCAGCAACTCTAAGAAGTTAGGGCGTCCAGATAATTGGGTAGCTGGTAAAGATACGCTTAAGTTGAAGAAAAATGCTATTCCATATGATAAAAATGGTAAGAAGCTCACTAATTTAGGTTATTCTTACATTAAGAAGACCACAGTTCTTAATTACTATGGAACAAAAACAATTAATGGCTCAACTTATTACTTCTTAGGTGATGGGGTTTATATTAAAGCTGCTAATGTAGGAACAACTAGTCATAATTAA
- a CDS encoding SLAP domain-containing protein encodes MSLKKKVILTSAALGATLCLFSNEAIATVTVNPAKPTNVIHLGGNPSKKATSKTSQTDKSKTKVIGPEDEEEQLSNTIVSKSSVRLNKNAPFYNSFGKKLKKLAKKNTLYKIYQIKTLNNHTYYKTKSDLWLLAKSTNGEVWYKQVSNNIMILTTDKKGNLSYSVYNPVPTVTSLITKHNAYVYNNAGQLRRTKYGTITLIKKGTLLKGYSIKRVAGKKFYITNHGWIKYNNLEKVKIRKK; translated from the coding sequence ATGAGCCTAAAAAAGAAAGTGATTTTGACATCTGCAGCTCTAGGGGCGACACTGTGCCTTTTTTCAAATGAAGCAATCGCTACAGTAACTGTAAATCCAGCTAAACCTACTAACGTTATTCATTTGGGTGGCAATCCTTCCAAAAAGGCAACTTCTAAAACTTCCCAAACTGATAAATCTAAAACCAAAGTAATTGGGCCAGAAGATGAAGAAGAACAATTGAGTAATACAATTGTTTCTAAAAGTAGTGTTCGCTTGAATAAGAATGCACCATTTTATAATAGCTTTGGCAAAAAATTAAAGAAGCTGGCTAAGAAAAATACTCTTTATAAAATTTATCAGATTAAGACTTTAAACAATCATACTTATTACAAGACTAAATCTGATTTGTGGCTACTCGCAAAGAGTACCAATGGTGAGGTGTGGTATAAACAGGTTTCAAATAATATAATGATTTTGACAACAGATAAGAAAGGCAATTTGTCTTACTCTGTTTATAATCCCGTTCCTACTGTGACTAGTTTAATTACTAAACATAATGCATACGTATATAATAATGCGGGACAATTGAGACGCACAAAATATGGGACGATCACTTTGATTAAAAAAGGAACCCTTCTTAAGGGCTATAGTATTAAGCGCGTTGCGGGTAAGAAGTTCTATATAACCAATCATGGATGGATTAAGTACAACAATTTAGAAAAGGTTAAAATTCGTAAAAAATAA
- a CDS encoding SLAP domain-containing protein, with protein sequence MKLSHKLIMLSTAALMGVTPVLGGVNTASVAQAATKSSKIVLGSNAYVYLKDGTRNKNYKVGDTAYPVIGKGAKLNAYGLITIKGVSYYSIGDGNYIKASNVATVDGKKATTTTTSSTKKDTPKTDKKTTTKKDTSKKDTTSNATTTSTNDDSDAKSIELSHNSYVYDKNGKRIKSAGTLKKGSKVSYVSLDTINSKKYYNLGKGQYIKAANAETTTPAKKNNRHVELTRNSYVYDKNGKRIKSAKTLKKGATFDYTGTKDINDVEYYDMGKGQYVKASNGVIVKSVELIKNSYVYDANGKRIKSAGTLKKGSTIDYYGTKMINDRNYYDMGKGQYIKTTNAKETEDTEPVKEDTYINLIKNAIIYNDNGDTYNEDSAPLLKGASYQALAAKKINDKWYYSIGDGQWIKAVNAVVTSGPALIPKSEDPNADYTNSTTDPNQLIATWTTSSPVYNSKGEIRPNQEFGKGHQARVSELRYIWVKSENQAVLFYKLVSDKDGFVKADAVTISGKTLTPANDAEQAKNDAVVATDSDKVSLISAINNADAAEKTDAYKFATDAAKTNFKQAYEAAQNARTSKTATISVVKNALDNLTKAIANLDGKKVPVTDLNNLSQSEKDAIIKLVARVNNAAESAIQFTSNTQLAINTPDGYQYLPVSDYATATPVATTPVNNN encoded by the coding sequence ATGAAATTAAGTCATAAATTAATTATGTTATCAACAGCAGCATTAATGGGTGTTACTCCAGTTTTAGGGGGAGTTAATACTGCTAGTGTCGCTCAAGCTGCTACCAAGTCTAGCAAGATTGTTTTGGGCAGTAATGCATATGTTTACTTAAAAGATGGAACTCGTAATAAGAATTATAAGGTGGGAGATACTGCTTACCCTGTAATTGGTAAAGGTGCAAAACTTAATGCTTACGGTTTAATTACTATCAAAGGTGTAAGTTACTACTCTATCGGTGACGGTAATTATATCAAGGCTTCTAATGTGGCAACGGTTGATGGTAAAAAAGCAACTACTACCACTACTAGCTCTACTAAGAAAGATACTCCTAAAACTGATAAGAAGACCACTACTAAAAAGGATACGAGCAAAAAGGATACCACTAGCAACGCCACTACCACTTCAACTAATGATGATAGTGATGCAAAGTCAATTGAATTAAGTCACAATTCATATGTTTACGACAAAAACGGCAAGCGCATCAAGAGTGCCGGAACTTTGAAAAAGGGTTCAAAGGTTTCTTACGTTAGCTTAGATACTATTAACTCTAAGAAATACTACAACTTAGGTAAGGGTCAATACATCAAGGCAGCTAATGCCGAAACTACCACTCCAGCTAAAAAGAATAATAGACATGTTGAATTAACTCGTAATTCATATGTTTACGACAAAAATGGCAAGCGCATCAAGAGTGCAAAAACCTTAAAGAAGGGCGCAACTTTTGATTACACTGGTACAAAAGATATTAACGATGTCGAGTATTACGATATGGGTAAGGGTCAATATGTTAAAGCTTCAAATGGTGTCATTGTTAAGTCAGTAGAGTTAATTAAGAACTCATACGTTTATGATGCAAATGGTAAACGAATTAAGAGTGCTGGAACTTTAAAGAAGGGTTCTACTATCGATTACTATGGTACTAAGATGATTAATGATCGAAATTACTATGATATGGGTAAGGGTCAATACATCAAGACTACCAATGCTAAAGAAACTGAAGATACTGAGCCAGTTAAGGAAGATACTTATATCAATTTGATTAAGAATGCTATTATTTATAACGATAACGGCGATACTTATAATGAAGACAGTGCCCCCCTTCTTAAAGGTGCTTCTTACCAAGCTTTGGCTGCTAAAAAGATTAATGACAAATGGTACTACAGTATTGGTGATGGTCAATGGATCAAGGCTGTTAACGCTGTTGTAACTAGTGGTCCAGCTTTAATTCCAAAGTCTGAAGATCCAAATGCAGATTATACTAACTCTACCACTGATCCAAATCAATTGATTGCTACTTGGACTACTTCAAGCCCTGTTTATAACAGTAAAGGTGAAATCAGGCCAAACCAAGAATTTGGTAAAGGTCACCAAGCTCGTGTCAGTGAATTAAGATACATCTGGGTAAAATCTGAAAACCAAGCTGTTTTGTTCTACAAGTTAGTTAGTGATAAGGACGGCTTTGTAAAGGCTGATGCCGTCACTATAAGTGGTAAGACTCTTACTCCAGCTAATGATGCTGAACAAGCTAAGAATGATGCTGTTGTAGCTACTGATAGTGATAAGGTAAGCTTGATTAGTGCAATTAACAATGCTGATGCTGCTGAAAAGACAGATGCATACAAGTTTGCAACTGATGCCGCTAAGACTAACTTTAAGCAAGCTTATGAAGCTGCTCAAAATGCTCGTACTTCAAAGACTGCAACTATCAGTGTTGTCAAGAATGCCCTTGATAATTTAACTAAGGCAATTGCTAACTTAGATGGTAAGAAAGTTCCAGTAACTGACTTAAACAATTTAAGCCAAAGTGAAAAAGATGCCATTATTAAGTTAGTTGCTCGTGTAAATAATGCTGCTGAAAGTGCTATTCAATTCACCAGCAACACTCAACTTGCAATCAATACTCCAGATGGTTATCAATACCTTCCAGTATCAGATTATGCAACAGCTACTCCTGTTGCAACCACACCTGTTAACAACAACTAG
- a CDS encoding MupG family TIM beta-alpha barrel fold protein → MLGFSVYLSHDLTADDYNYLIAMRNAGFNTVFTSLLDHDNGEIERLNELGKWCKNLDLKVIADISKESLKFLEIKQLTDFETLPLTGIRADEGISMPDIAKISKSFTVVLNASTITQNDIDELKDENADFDNLTAWHNFYPHPHTGLASKWFKERNHWLHKFGLKVGAFISGDKSAGFYRPTLEKLRGVNPLAAMLELKKLNCDDVLVGDTSIDTDVITTFVSYLKQKAITLHLREGNLTLIQNQWHNRPDVARDVVRLVEGRIKQLFDLTPQKEILSRPEGSVTCDNDLYEQYQGELQITKCDLPADERVNIIDYVVQEDLSLLKFVGSSSPIIFVKSTK, encoded by the coding sequence ATGTTAGGTTTTTCAGTATATCTAAGTCATGATTTGACTGCAGATGATTATAATTACTTAATTGCAATGCGAAATGCAGGATTTAATACAGTTTTTACATCACTCTTAGACCATGACAATGGAGAAATAGAACGCTTAAATGAATTAGGTAAATGGTGTAAAAATTTAGATTTAAAAGTAATTGCAGATATTTCAAAAGAGAGCTTAAAATTTTTAGAAATTAAGCAATTAACGGACTTTGAAACATTACCTTTAACAGGGATTCGAGCTGATGAAGGGATTAGTATGCCTGACATTGCTAAAATTTCTAAGTCTTTCACCGTTGTGTTGAATGCAAGTACAATTACTCAAAATGATATTGATGAGTTGAAGGATGAGAATGCGGATTTTGACAATTTAACGGCATGGCATAACTTTTATCCTCACCCTCATACCGGGTTAGCTTCAAAATGGTTTAAGGAAAGAAATCATTGGTTGCATAAATTTGGCTTGAAAGTGGGAGCCTTCATTTCTGGTGATAAAAGTGCTGGATTTTATCGGCCAACTTTAGAAAAATTGCGAGGAGTAAACCCGTTAGCTGCAATGTTAGAGTTAAAAAAGCTGAATTGTGATGATGTTCTTGTAGGGGATACCTCCATAGATACAGACGTGATTACGACTTTTGTAAGTTATTTGAAGCAGAAGGCGATTACTCTTCATTTAAGAGAAGGGAACCTTACCTTGATTCAAAATCAATGGCACAATCGTCCTGATGTTGCGCGTGATGTGGTTAGATTGGTGGAAGGTAGAATTAAGCAACTGTTTGATTTAACTCCGCAAAAAGAGATTTTATCGCGTCCAGAGGGTAGTGTGACTTGTGATAATGATCTTTATGAGCAGTATCAAGGAGAGTTACAGATTACTAAATGTGATCTTCCAGCAGATGAGCGCGTTAATATAATTGACTATGTTGTCCAAGAAGATTTAAGTTTATTGAAATTTGTAGGTTCCAGTTCTCCCATAATTTTTGTGAAATCTACAAAATAA
- a CDS encoding ribose-phosphate diphosphokinase, which translates to MSYKDDLMIFALNSNVPLAQKIADRVGVPLSKSSVERFSDGEIQINIDDSVRGKDVYLIQSTSDPVNDNLMELLIMIDAVRRASARSINIVMPYYGYARQDRKTRAREPITAKLVADMLQTAGADRVLSLDLHAPQIQGFFDIPVDNLMGAPLLADYFLRNNLEENAVVVSPDHGGVTRARKLAEFLGTNIAIVDKRRPKANVAEVMNIIGDVKGKRAIIIDDIIDTAGTITLAAQALIDAGATEVYASATHAVLSGPAIDRLNNSPIKNLVLTDSIDQPAEKQLDKMLLVSVGPLMGDAIKLIQEHEPLSPLFNTRYQEEKRR; encoded by the coding sequence ATGTCTTACAAAGACGATTTAATGATTTTTGCCCTTAATTCAAATGTTCCATTAGCTCAAAAAATAGCTGATCGTGTTGGTGTTCCACTTTCTAAATCAAGTGTAGAACGCTTTAGTGATGGTGAAATTCAAATTAATATTGACGATTCTGTTCGTGGTAAAGATGTTTATTTGATTCAATCTACTAGCGATCCTGTAAATGATAATTTAATGGAATTGCTTATCATGATTGACGCTGTTCGTCGTGCCAGTGCTCGCAGCATCAACATTGTAATGCCTTACTATGGTTATGCACGTCAAGATCGTAAAACTCGTGCACGTGAACCAATCACAGCTAAGCTTGTAGCTGATATGCTTCAAACTGCAGGTGCAGATCGTGTTCTTTCACTTGATTTGCATGCTCCACAAATTCAAGGATTCTTCGATATTCCTGTTGATAATTTAATGGGTGCCCCACTTCTTGCAGATTACTTCTTACGTAACAATTTAGAAGAAAATGCCGTTGTTGTTTCACCAGACCATGGTGGTGTTACCCGTGCAAGAAAGCTGGCTGAATTCTTAGGTACTAACATTGCTATTGTTGATAAACGTCGTCCTAAGGCTAACGTCGCTGAAGTTATGAATATTATTGGAGACGTTAAAGGAAAGCGTGCAATCATTATCGACGATATAATTGATACTGCCGGAACTATCACTTTAGCAGCTCAAGCTTTAATTGATGCTGGTGCTACTGAAGTTTATGCTTCTGCAACTCATGCTGTTTTATCAGGCCCAGCTATTGATAGATTGAATAACTCACCAATCAAGAACTTGGTATTGACTGATTCAATCGATCAACCAGCTGAAAAGCAACTTGATAAGATGCTTTTAGTTTCTGTAGGACCACTTATGGGTGATGCAATTAAGCTTATCCAAGAACATGAACCACTTAGTCCATTGTTCAATACTAGATACCAAGAAGAAAAGCGTAGATAG
- a CDS encoding HD domain-containing protein: protein MLNFQSEKLKDEVLLRDPVHGYIHIEDKVIFDILQSKEFQRMRRIKQLGPISYVFPGATHTRFEHNLGVYELTRRICNIFSKNYPSREPDDGLWDDSNRLLVECAGLLHDIGHGPYSHTFEHLFGTNHEKIGQQIITDPHTEINQALRQVSPNFPELVASVIAKTYPNPQVVKMISSQADADRMDYLQRDAYFTGVNYGQFDLSRVLRVIRPYQDGICFTNNGMHAVEDYIVSRYQMYQQVYFHRVGRSMEVILHHLLQRAKVVYKTGTLQVTPSLAKFLEGNWTLDDYLKLDDGVMETNFSLWLNSSDPILADLASRYLFRKPLASIRIDEDTKGLLPKLKDLIKQAGFDPTYYTDTNSAFDEPYDAYKPTGKNANSQIEIMQDDGSLIELSQLSPLVKALNGTFQGDERFFFPKTMLSQSNEPQIFDPLYEQFQRYIKNGALHYLRRPHKK from the coding sequence ATGTTAAATTTTCAAAGTGAAAAATTAAAAGATGAGGTTCTTTTACGTGACCCCGTCCACGGATACATCCATATTGAAGATAAAGTAATTTTTGACATTTTGCAATCAAAAGAGTTCCAAAGAATGCGCCGGATTAAACAACTTGGGCCTATTAGCTACGTTTTTCCTGGGGCAACTCATACCAGATTTGAGCATAACTTAGGGGTATACGAATTAACAAGACGTATTTGCAATATCTTTAGTAAAAATTATCCTTCACGTGAACCCGACGATGGATTATGGGATGATAGCAATCGCCTCTTGGTTGAATGTGCAGGTTTACTTCATGATATTGGTCACGGCCCATATTCACATACTTTTGAGCACTTATTTGGGACGAATCATGAAAAAATTGGCCAACAAATCATTACGGATCCTCATACTGAGATCAACCAGGCATTACGACAAGTTTCACCTAATTTTCCTGAATTGGTAGCCAGTGTAATTGCAAAAACTTACCCTAACCCTCAAGTAGTGAAGATGATTTCCAGCCAAGCAGATGCGGATCGAATGGATTATTTACAAAGAGATGCCTACTTTACTGGTGTAAATTATGGTCAGTTTGACTTGTCTCGAGTTTTACGAGTGATCCGTCCATATCAAGATGGTATCTGCTTTACCAACAATGGAATGCACGCAGTTGAAGATTACATTGTTTCGCGCTATCAAATGTATCAACAAGTTTACTTCCACCGCGTAGGTCGCTCAATGGAAGTGATTTTGCATCATTTGCTTCAAAGAGCCAAGGTTGTCTACAAAACTGGCACTTTGCAAGTCACTCCAAGTTTAGCCAAATTTTTAGAAGGTAATTGGACTTTAGATGATTATTTAAAGCTGGATGATGGTGTCATGGAAACCAATTTTTCACTCTGGCTCAATTCTTCTGATCCAATTTTGGCTGATCTTGCTAGCAGATATTTATTTAGAAAACCTCTCGCTAGTATCAGAATTGATGAAGACACTAAAGGACTTTTACCAAAATTAAAGGATTTAATTAAGCAAGCTGGCTTTGATCCTACTTATTATACTGATACTAATTCAGCTTTTGATGAACCATATGATGCTTACAAACCCACAGGTAAGAATGCTAATAGCCAAATTGAAATCATGCAAGACGATGGCAGCTTAATTGAACTTTCTCAACTTAGTCCTTTAGTTAAGGCTTTAAATGGGACTTTTCAAGGCGATGAGAGATTTTTCTTCCCAAAAACTATGCTATCTCAAAGTAACGAACCACAAATTTTTGATCCACTTTATGAGCAATTCCAACGTTATATTAAAAATGGTGCGCTTCATTACTTGCGTCGTCCTCACAAAAAATAA